One Thermodesulfobacteriota bacterium genomic window carries:
- a CDS encoding ATP-binding protein codes for MKAERGPAGDIQPFQLVKFFSYTSLVVILACTLLLSWVISNRARDMLMERSEAYAHLFAENLSHQVFQQFVLPTVLRYGRIALSQPVQFERLDAIVRSITHGLKIEAVSIFDAQENIVSYSTLPELVGMRDLGGEHYRQALAGHTSSELVMEGDVSSRLPGQAPIRGRLLTYIPFRQEKELGENTGPVMGVIQIEQDLSEDLEAISSFQGRVIGASLVFMAVLFGVLRLIVARADRIIEERARVQRRLEEKLHDAERLAALGKMVAAVSHEIKNPLGIVRSTAEILGKRLAAVAPENNHLAGIIIDETSRLDGIVREFLDFARPQTPKIGPCAVNSLLEKALRLVAPECQRQGIGVETDLDPAASQVGADEQLLYRAVLNILVNAIQSMPEGGTLTVRTSRSRDQGVVVTVADTGVGIAPDKLEQIFQPFYTDKNKGTGLGLAIVRNILDAHGGRVEVDSVPGAGTVMRLVLP; via the coding sequence GTGAAGGCTGAGCGCGGTCCGGCCGGGGACATCCAGCCCTTCCAGCTGGTGAAGTTCTTCTCCTACACCAGCCTGGTGGTGATCCTCGCCTGCACCCTGCTCCTGTCCTGGGTGATCTCCAACCGGGCCCGGGACATGCTCATGGAGCGGAGCGAGGCGTACGCCCACCTCTTTGCCGAGAACCTGAGCCACCAGGTCTTCCAGCAGTTCGTGCTGCCCACGGTGCTCCGCTACGGCCGCATCGCGCTGAGCCAGCCGGTGCAGTTCGAGCGGCTGGATGCCATTGTCCGCAGCATCACCCACGGCCTCAAGATCGAGGCGGTGTCCATCTTCGACGCCCAGGAGAACATCGTCTCCTACAGCACCCTGCCGGAGCTGGTCGGCATGCGGGATCTGGGGGGCGAGCACTACCGGCAGGCCCTGGCCGGCCACACCAGCTCGGAGCTGGTGATGGAAGGGGACGTCTCCAGCCGGCTGCCCGGGCAAGCCCCCATCCGCGGCCGGCTCCTGACCTACATCCCGTTCCGGCAGGAAAAAGAGCTGGGGGAGAACACCGGCCCGGTCATGGGAGTCATCCAGATCGAGCAGGACTTGTCCGAGGATCTGGAGGCGATCAGCAGCTTCCAGGGCCGGGTGATTGGCGCCTCCCTGGTGTTCATGGCGGTTCTCTTCGGCGTGCTGCGGCTGATTGTCGCCCGGGCCGACCGGATCATCGAGGAGCGGGCCCGGGTGCAGCGCCGTCTGGAAGAGAAGCTCCATGACGCCGAGCGGCTGGCCGCACTGGGCAAGATGGTGGCAGCGGTCTCCCACGAGATCAAGAACCCCCTGGGCATCGTCCGCAGCACCGCCGAGATCCTGGGCAAGCGTCTGGCAGCGGTGGCACCGGAGAACAACCACCTGGCCGGCATCATCATCGACGAGACCAGCCGTCTCGACGGCATCGTCCGGGAGTTTCTGGATTTTGCCCGGCCGCAGACGCCGAAGATCGGCCCCTGCGCAGTGAACAGCCTCCTGGAGAAGGCCCTGCGTCTGGTGGCCCCGGAGTGCCAACGCCAGGGGATCGGCGTGGAGACCGACCTTGATCCCGCAGCCTCCCAGGTGGGTGCCGACGAGCAGCTCCTCTACCGGGCGGTGCTGAACATCCTGGTCAACGCCATCCAGTCCATGCCTGAGGGTGGCACCCTCACGGTCCGCACCAGCCGCAGCCGGGACCAGGGGGTGGTGGTGACGGTAGCGGATACCGGGGTCGGCATCGCCCCGGACAAGCTGGAGCAGATCTTTCAGCCCTTCTACACCGACAAGAACAAAGGCACCGGCCTGGGCCTGGCCATCGTCCGCAACATCCTGGACGCCCATGGTGGCCGGGTGGAGGTGGACAGCGTTCCCGGGGCCGGCACCGTCATGCGCCTGGTGCTGCCGTAG
- the hcp gene encoding hydroxylamine reductase has protein sequence MFCYQCEQTAKGKACDMTMGVCGKTSEVAALQDLLVHALQGLGACAAEARRLGIVDRPANSFFVKALFSTLTNVDFDPERFLPLIRQAVALREELRSRIRAAGGQADLAGPAASFTPGASLAELVAQGEAVGLPGRGEAADLTSLKHITLFGMKGVAAYADHAQILGQEDDAVFAFLEETMADLGRTDLAASDWINRALTCGAVNLRAMELLDAGNTGTYGHPQPTAVPLGHKAGHALLVSGHDLADLEAILEQTAGKGIHVYTHGEMLPTHGYPGLKKHPHFYGHYGTAWQNQAKEFDAFPGAIVMTTNCMQRPRESYQDRIFTAGLVGWPGVAHITGRDFGPAIARSLASPGFPADEDRGTVNVGFARQTVLGVAGQVIQAVKDRAIRHFFLVAGCDGAKPGRNYYTEFVEKVPADCVVLTLACGKFRFFDKKLGEIGGIPRLLDVGQCNDAYSAIQIASALAGAFGCGVNDLPLSLVLSWYEQKAVAILLTLFHLGIKNIRLGPSLPAFVSPGVLKVLVDTFAVKPISTPEADLAAILG, from the coding sequence ATGTTTTGCTACCAGTGTGAACAGACAGCCAAGGGTAAGGCCTGCGACATGACCATGGGGGTGTGCGGCAAGACCAGCGAGGTGGCGGCCCTGCAGGACCTCCTGGTCCACGCCCTCCAGGGCCTGGGTGCCTGTGCCGCCGAGGCCAGACGCCTGGGCATCGTGGACCGGCCGGCGAACAGCTTCTTCGTCAAGGCGCTCTTTTCCACCCTCACCAACGTCGACTTCGACCCGGAGCGCTTCCTGCCGCTCATCCGCCAGGCCGTCGCCCTGCGGGAGGAGCTGCGGTCCAGGATCCGCGCCGCGGGTGGCCAGGCCGATCTGGCCGGCCCGGCGGCTTCCTTCACCCCGGGGGCCAGCCTGGCGGAGCTGGTGGCCCAGGGCGAGGCGGTGGGCCTGCCCGGCCGGGGCGAGGCCGCGGATCTCACCTCCCTCAAGCACATCACCCTTTTTGGCATGAAGGGGGTGGCCGCTTACGCCGACCACGCCCAGATCCTGGGCCAGGAGGATGACGCGGTCTTCGCGTTTCTTGAGGAGACCATGGCGGATCTGGGCCGCACCGATCTGGCGGCCAGCGACTGGATCAACCGGGCCTTGACCTGCGGTGCCGTGAACCTCAGGGCCATGGAGCTCCTGGACGCCGGCAACACCGGCACCTACGGCCATCCGCAGCCCACTGCCGTGCCCCTGGGCCACAAGGCCGGCCACGCCCTCCTGGTGTCGGGCCACGACTTGGCCGATCTGGAGGCGATCCTGGAGCAGACCGCCGGCAAGGGCATCCACGTCTACACCCACGGCGAGATGCTGCCCACCCACGGCTATCCCGGTCTGAAGAAGCATCCCCATTTCTACGGCCACTACGGCACCGCCTGGCAGAACCAGGCCAAGGAGTTCGATGCCTTCCCCGGCGCCATTGTCATGACCACCAACTGCATGCAGCGGCCCCGGGAGAGCTACCAGGATCGGATCTTCACCGCTGGCCTGGTGGGCTGGCCCGGGGTAGCCCATATCACCGGCCGCGATTTCGGGCCAGCCATCGCTCGCAGTCTGGCCAGCCCGGGCTTTCCTGCGGACGAGGACCGGGGCACGGTGAACGTCGGCTTTGCCCGCCAGACGGTGCTGGGGGTGGCCGGCCAGGTGATCCAGGCGGTGAAGGACCGGGCCATCCGCCACTTCTTCCTGGTGGCTGGCTGCGATGGCGCCAAGCCTGGTCGCAACTACTACACCGAGTTTGTGGAGAAGGTGCCGGCGGACTGCGTGGTGCTGACCCTGGCCTGCGGCAAGTTCCGTTTCTTCGACAAGAAGCTCGGGGAGATCGGCGGCATCCCGCGGCTTCTGGATGTCGGCCAGTGCAACGACGCCTACTCGGCCATCCAGATCGCCTCTGCCCTGGCCGGGGCCTTCGGCTGCGGGGTCAACGACCTGCCCTTGTCCCTGGTCCTGTCGTGGTACGAGCAAAAGGCGGTGGCCATCCTGCTCACCCTCTTCCACCTGGGGATCAAGAACATCCGGCTGGGCCCCAGCCTGCCGGCCTTCGTCTCCCCAGGGGTGCTCAAGGTTCTGGTGGACACCTTTGCCGTAAAGCCGATCTCCACCCCGGAGGCGGACTTGGCGGCCATCCTCGGCTAG
- a CDS encoding LysM peptidoglycan-binding domain-containing protein, translated as MTRPPFLDPCPRLILFLLALLLVSGCGPTAQQGLQRGIEPADLASQDITDPADATDPSTACVNQDGEPFLWPAEDWAAAEEEPYTPVEPEATVGPELAALEALGSWDVGEAPLPGPTASYDFPVVVNQQVLFYLDLFQNGQRKTFGRWLARAGRYLPMIRAELAAAGLPQDLAYLAMIESGYVPTALSPAGAVGMWQFMAGTATTHGLTVNSHLDERRHPEKATRAALAFLRELHEAYDSWYLAVAAYNAGPGTMDRALKACGTTDFWALAETPYLKPETKLYVPKLIAAIIIARNPEAFGFADVVPEAALAFETISVPRLTGLKAVAAAGGLEDRLLAELNPELRRAVTPPNQPSYQLRVPAGSGETILASLDRVRTTVTTAYKTHVVGKDEDLADVCSRYGITRTALLKANRIRSERLRPGMSLRIPYPQYGFELASAETARRPASRPAGEPVVHRVQSGDNFSNLAKRYGVRLEDLLAWNRQVNPSRLQIGQELTVRLQAEEEPAPAKKATAKAAPAVRTASEGRKVKGRSLQAERKKGKPMQLAKAEARVTYHRVQGGDTLSSIARRYGVSPEAIKAWNHLTDDRLQPGRQLLLRLDTDLDA; from the coding sequence ATGACCCGACCCCCCTTTCTGGACCCCTGCCCCCGACTGATCCTCTTTCTTTTGGCCCTGCTGCTGGTCAGCGGCTGCGGCCCGACTGCCCAGCAAGGCCTCCAGCGAGGGATCGAGCCTGCCGACCTCGCCAGCCAGGACATCACCGATCCCGCCGACGCCACCGATCCCAGCACCGCCTGCGTCAATCAGGACGGGGAGCCTTTTCTCTGGCCCGCCGAGGACTGGGCCGCGGCCGAGGAAGAGCCCTACACCCCGGTGGAGCCTGAGGCCACGGTCGGCCCGGAGCTGGCGGCCCTGGAGGCCCTGGGCTCCTGGGACGTGGGGGAAGCGCCTCTGCCCGGGCCGACCGCCTCCTACGACTTTCCGGTCGTCGTCAACCAGCAGGTGCTCTTCTACCTGGACCTGTTCCAGAACGGCCAGCGCAAGACCTTCGGCCGCTGGCTGGCCCGAGCCGGCCGCTACCTGCCCATGATCCGGGCCGAGCTGGCCGCCGCCGGCCTGCCCCAGGACCTGGCCTACCTGGCCATGATCGAGAGCGGCTACGTACCCACCGCCCTGTCGCCAGCCGGGGCCGTCGGCATGTGGCAGTTCATGGCCGGCACCGCCACCACCCACGGCCTGACCGTGAACAGCCACCTGGACGAGCGGCGGCATCCCGAAAAGGCGACCCGGGCGGCCCTGGCCTTCCTGCGGGAGCTCCATGAGGCATACGATTCCTGGTACCTGGCGGTGGCCGCGTACAATGCCGGGCCGGGCACCATGGACCGGGCCCTCAAGGCGTGCGGGACCACCGACTTCTGGGCCCTGGCCGAGACGCCCTATCTGAAGCCAGAGACCAAGCTCTATGTCCCCAAGCTCATCGCTGCCATCATCATTGCCCGCAACCCGGAGGCCTTCGGGTTTGCGGATGTGGTGCCTGAAGCGGCCCTGGCCTTCGAGACCATCAGTGTGCCCCGGCTCACCGGCCTGAAGGCGGTGGCGGCGGCCGGCGGCCTGGAAGACCGTCTGCTGGCCGAGCTCAACCCGGAGCTGCGCCGGGCCGTCACCCCGCCGAATCAGCCCTCCTACCAGCTGCGGGTGCCGGCCGGCAGCGGCGAGACGATCCTGGCCAGCCTGGACCGGGTGCGGACCACGGTCACCACCGCCTACAAAACCCACGTGGTCGGGAAGGACGAGGACCTGGCCGATGTCTGCAGCCGCTACGGCATCACCCGCACCGCCCTGCTCAAGGCCAACCGGATCCGCTCCGAGCGGCTGCGGCCGGGGATGAGCCTGCGCATCCCCTATCCCCAGTACGGCTTCGAGCTGGCGTCCGCCGAAACGGCTCGCCGGCCCGCCAGCCGGCCGGCCGGCGAGCCGGTCGTCCACCGGGTGCAGTCCGGGGACAACTTCTCCAACCTGGCCAAGCGCTACGGGGTGCGCCTCGAGGACCTCTTGGCCTGGAACCGGCAAGTCAATCCCTCCCGCCTGCAGATCGGCCAGGAGCTGACCGTACGCCTGCAGGCGGAGGAAGAGCCGGCGCCAGCCAAGAAGGCCACCGCCAAGGCAGCGCCGGCGGTCCGTACCGCCAGCGAGGGACGCAAGGTCAAGGGCCGTTCCCTGCAGGCCGAGCGCAAGAAGGGCAAGCCGATGCAGCTGGCCAAGGCCGAGGCCCGGGTGACCTATCACCGGGTGCAGGGTGGCGACACCTTGTCCAGCATCGCCCGCCGTTACGGGGTGAGCCCGGAGGCCATCAAGGCCTGGAACCACCTCACCGACGATCGCCTGCAGCCCGGTCGCCAGCTTCTCCTGCGGCTGGACACCGACCTGGACGCCTGA
- a CDS encoding DUF480 domain-containing protein — translation MPTDLDPAELRVLGCLLEKELATPDYYPLSLAALLAACNQKTSREPVVSYDEATVQEAVSRLKDRQLVWQSDAGRVSRFGENLGGKGQLVNREKAVLAVLLLRGPQTVGEIRQRTDRLHTFASSEEVEEVLSGLVEGGMVARLARQPGQKEARCRHLLGGQESEPAAGPAMGSTPPGLSLSGLSAEVAALREEVASLRQEIEDFRQLLR, via the coding sequence ATGCCTACTGATCTCGACCCTGCTGAGCTGCGGGTTCTGGGCTGTCTTCTGGAAAAGGAGCTGGCTACTCCGGACTATTATCCCTTGTCCCTGGCCGCGCTTCTGGCGGCATGCAACCAGAAGACCAGCCGGGAGCCGGTGGTGAGCTATGACGAGGCCACGGTGCAGGAAGCTGTGAGCCGCCTCAAGGACCGGCAGCTGGTCTGGCAGAGTGACGCCGGCCGGGTGAGCCGCTTTGGCGAGAACCTGGGGGGTAAGGGCCAGCTCGTCAACCGGGAGAAGGCGGTGCTGGCGGTGCTCCTTCTGCGGGGGCCCCAGACCGTGGGCGAGATCCGCCAGCGCACCGACCGGCTCCATACCTTCGCCAGCAGCGAGGAGGTGGAGGAGGTCTTGAGTGGGCTGGTGGAGGGGGGGATGGTGGCACGGCTCGCCCGGCAGCCTGGTCAAAAGGAGGCCCGCTGCCGCCATCTCCTGGGCGGCCAGGAGAGCGAGCCCGCGGCAGGGCCGGCGATGGGCAGTACCCCGCCCGGCCTGTCGCTGTCCGGCCTGTCGGCAGAAGTGGCGGCGCTCCGGGAGGAGGTCGCCAGCCTGCGCCAGGAGATCGAGGATTTCCGGCAGCTGTTGCGGTAG